One Campylobacter sputorum subsp. sputorum DNA segment encodes these proteins:
- a CDS encoding peptidase U32 family protein, translating into MIIPELLSPAGNLSKLKIALEYGADAVYGGISTFSLRSRAGREFDKDSFYEGIKFTHKKGKKFYATMNAFPFNSQLKNLKTYIELLVEMGVDAFIVATPGVISLIKEISNKVEIHLSTQANVMNYLDAKMYYEMGVSRIVAAREMSLKDAVKIREEIPNLEIEIFCHGSMCFAYSGRCLISAVQSGRLSNRGSCANDCRFEYELYAKNKDNSALFRLNEDETGTYIFNSKDLNLASYIENIIKTNSIDSLKIEGRTKSEYYVACATKAYRMAIDDALSGKFDDKKYQNELNTLKSRGFMDGYIVHKPYDRDDSQNFNSNLEDGTKEVHAISEDGEFFKTKGKIKLGNKYEIFMPLGSKLEEVDNEFGKVYLENSAYFVEFKKLISSKGKEFDEIHSGNENEIKLPVKLPKFSFLRKEIDEK; encoded by the coding sequence ATGATAATACCCGAGCTGTTAAGTCCTGCTGGAAATCTCTCAAAGCTAAAAATAGCTCTTGAATATGGTGCCGATGCTGTATATGGCGGAATTTCAACTTTTTCTTTAAGAAGTAGGGCTGGAAGAGAATTTGATAAAGATAGCTTTTATGAGGGTATCAAATTTACTCATAAAAAAGGTAAGAAATTTTATGCAACAATGAATGCTTTTCCTTTTAACTCACAGCTTAAAAATTTAAAAACCTATATAGAGCTTTTAGTTGAGATGGGTGTTGATGCTTTTATAGTCGCTACTCCTGGCGTTATTTCTTTGATAAAAGAGATTTCTAATAAGGTTGAGATTCATCTTTCAACTCAAGCAAATGTTATGAACTATTTAGATGCTAAAATGTATTATGAAATGGGCGTAAGTAGGATAGTGGCAGCTAGGGAGATGAGTTTAAAAGATGCTGTTAAGATAAGAGAGGAAATTCCTAATCTTGAAATAGAGATATTTTGTCACGGCTCCATGTGTTTTGCTTATAGTGGAAGATGCCTTATAAGTGCGGTTCAAAGTGGGCGTCTTAGCAACCGCGGAAGTTGTGCGAATGATTGCAGATTTGAGTATGAGCTTTATGCAAAAAACAAAGATAATTCAGCACTTTTTAGGCTAAATGAGGATGAAACTGGAACTTATATATTTAACTCAAAAGATCTAAATTTAGCTTCTTATATAGAAAACATCATTAAAACAAATAGCATAGATAGTTTAAAGATAGAAGGAAGAACAAAGAGCGAATACTATGTTGCTTGTGCAACAAAAGCTTATAGAATGGCTATAGATGATGCATTGAGCGGGAAATTTGATGATAAAAAATACCAAAACGAGCTTAATACTTTAAAAAGTAGAGGTTTTATGGATGGATATATAGTTCATAAACCTTACGATAGAGATGATTCACAAAATTTTAACTCAAATCTTGAAGATGGCACAAAAGAAGTGCACGCTATAAGCGAAGATGGTGAGTTTTTTAAGACAAAAGGCAAGATAAAGCTTGGAAATAAGTATGAAATTTTTATGCCACTTGGTTCAAAATTAGAAGAAGTTGATAATGAGTTTGGAAAAGTTTATCTTGAAAATAGCGCATATTTTGTTGAATTTAAAAAACTTATTAGCTCTAAAGGTAAAGAATTTGATGAAATTCATAGCGGTAATGAAAACGAGATAAAGCTTCCTGTTAAATTACCTAAGTTTAGTTTTTTACGAAAGGAAATTGATGAAAAGTGA
- a CDS encoding chemotaxis protein: MTQEELDALMSGGLDDVSLMDEETKDDIGDNIDEENIVDENEQKDSKNDDGLNSEEAKNYKISSTSAWPPPPPTEDHKMVKQLDDVTKDSEVKATEMFDKLETITNFCADAENSGNSIIEGLDYNIELFTTLCEKFPNVETFKEALEKNNNLKADTESAISNLQMGQDEIMMIMDMMQYQDIHRQKIERVINVMRALSKYMSSLFEGSIDDEKRVGSAIHIQGDTETENVVSNEDIEALIESLTKK; the protein is encoded by the coding sequence ATGACGCAAGAAGAACTAGACGCTCTTATGTCCGGCGGACTTGATGATGTATCGCTTATGGATGAAGAAACAAAAGATGATATTGGAGATAATATCGATGAAGAAAATATAGTTGATGAGAATGAGCAAAAAGATAGCAAAAATGATGACGGGTTAAATAGCGAAGAAGCCAAAAATTACAAGATTAGCTCAACATCGGCTTGGCCACCACCACCACCAACAGAAGATCATAAAATGGTTAAACAGCTTGATGATGTTACAAAAGATTCTGAAGTAAAAGCCACTGAAATGTTTGATAAGCTTGAAACTATCACAAATTTTTGTGCAGATGCTGAAAATTCTGGAAATAGCATTATAGAAGGACTTGATTATAATATAGAATTATTTACAACGCTTTGTGAAAAATTTCCAAATGTTGAAACATTTAAAGAAGCTTTAGAAAAAAACAATAATCTTAAAGCCGATACAGAATCAGCTATTAGTAATTTACAGATGGGGCAAGATGAGATTATGATGATTATGGATATGATGCAGTATCAAGATATACATAGACAAAAAATAGAGCGTGTTATAAATGTGATGAGAGCACTTAGCAAATATATGAGTAGCTTGTTTGAAGGCTCTATAGATGATGAAAAGCGTGTAGGTTCTGCTATACACATTCAAGGAGATACAGAAACAGAAAATGTCGTTAGTAATGAAGATATAGAAGCACTTATTGAGAGTTTAACTAAAAAATGA
- a CDS encoding histidinol-phosphatase, translating into MIADLHNHTVLCNHAKDSMEEYILQAIKNKTKFFGFSDHAPMKFDEEYRMKFEDMKKYEQDVLKLKDIFKDKIDILLGYEVDFLPNFMQDCVLQSKCDYLIGSVHFLDSWGFDNPEYIGEYKNKNIDEIYEKYFLGIENMAKSGLFDIVGHIDLIKVFNFKPTKDIKILSQNALKAIKKADMVVELNLSGYRKPVNELYPSDEILKQMAELDIPITFGSDAHAKNQVGLNSERAVAKAKKFGYTKAAIFKNRDRNFVEF; encoded by the coding sequence ATGATAGCTGATCTACACAATCACACCGTTTTATGCAATCACGCAAAAGATAGTATGGAAGAATATATTTTGCAAGCCATAAAAAATAAAACAAAATTTTTTGGCTTTTCTGATCATGCTCCCATGAAATTTGATGAAGAATATAGAATGAAATTTGAAGATATGAAAAAATACGAGCAAGATGTTTTAAAATTAAAAGATATATTTAAAGATAAAATAGATATTTTACTAGGATATGAGGTGGATTTTTTACCAAATTTTATGCAAGATTGTGTTTTACAATCAAAATGCGATTATCTCATAGGTTCAGTTCATTTTCTAGATTCTTGGGGGTTTGACAATCCTGAATATATAGGGGAATACAAAAATAAAAATATAGATGAAATTTATGAAAAATATTTTCTTGGTATAGAAAATATGGCAAAATCAGGATTATTTGATATAGTTGGACACATTGATCTTATAAAAGTATTTAATTTTAAGCCAACAAAAGATATAAAAATTTTATCACAAAATGCATTAAAAGCCATAAAAAAAGCTGATATGGTAGTTGAGCTTAATCTTTCTGGATATAGAAAGCCGGTAAACGAACTTTATCCTAGCGATGAAATTTTAAAACAAATGGCAGAACTTGATATACCAATAACTTTTGGCTCAGATGCTCATGCTAAAAATCAAGTTGGTTTAAATTCCGAAAGAGCTGTGGCAAAAGCTAAAAAATTCGGCTATACAAAAGCTGCCATCTTTAAAAATAGAGATAGAAATTTTGTTGAGTTTTAA
- the glnA gene encoding type I glutamate--ammonia ligase, translating to MGKFVNNIEEFYSFCNENEVAFVDFRFTDLKGTWHHVSYNYKRLSKDFHKGISFDASSFDAWQPIEKSDMVLIPDIETAFLDPFTADVTIVVICDVYDIYKNEFYAKCPRSIAKKAEKYLKESGIGDTCFFGPENEFFVFDDVKIIDSMNCAMYRIDSEEGGWNGGKDYQDGYNSGHRPGRKGGYFPVQPVDSMVDLRAEMVQVLEQVGLEVFVVHHEVAQAQGEIGVKYSTLVEAADNVQIYKYIVKMVAHLNGKTATFMPKPIHGDNGSGMHVHQSIWKDGKNLFYKEGNYANLSDIARWYIGGVLGHARSVAAFTNPSTNSYKRLIPGFEAPSILTYSSQNRSASVRIPYGSGENSVRAEMRFPDSTSCPYLAFASMLMAGLDGIKNKTEPVGPMDENLFKLTLDEIRQRGIEQFPHTLRGSLEALIRDNAYLSPIMDDKFVEAYQHYKFKSQVWPYEKRPTVFEFKTCYSC from the coding sequence ATGGGCAAATTTGTAAACAATATTGAGGAGTTTTACTCATTTTGTAACGAAAACGAAGTAGCTTTTGTTGATTTTCGTTTTACTGATTTAAAAGGAACTTGGCATCATGTTTCTTATAATTATAAAAGATTATCTAAAGATTTTCATAAAGGAATATCATTTGATGCAAGTAGTTTTGACGCTTGGCAGCCTATTGAAAAATCAGATATGGTATTAATTCCAGATATTGAAACTGCATTTTTAGATCCGTTCACAGCTGATGTTACAATAGTTGTAATTTGCGATGTTTATGATATTTACAAAAATGAATTTTATGCAAAATGTCCAAGATCTATTGCTAAAAAAGCTGAGAAATATCTAAAAGAAAGCGGTATAGGCGATACTTGTTTCTTTGGTCCAGAAAACGAATTTTTTGTATTTGATGATGTAAAAATAATAGATTCTATGAATTGTGCTATGTATAGAATAGACAGCGAAGAAGGCGGCTGGAATGGTGGAAAAGATTATCAAGATGGATACAACTCGGGTCATAGACCAGGTAGAAAAGGCGGATATTTTCCAGTTCAACCAGTTGATAGTATGGTTGATTTAAGAGCTGAAATGGTTCAAGTTTTAGAGCAAGTTGGGCTTGAAGTATTTGTTGTTCATCATGAAGTTGCACAAGCACAGGGTGAAATCGGAGTTAAATACTCAACCCTAGTTGAAGCTGCTGATAATGTTCAAATTTACAAATATATTGTAAAAATGGTGGCTCATTTAAATGGCAAAACAGCTACTTTTATGCCAAAACCTATACACGGAGATAATGGTAGCGGTATGCATGTTCATCAATCTATTTGGAAAGATGGCAAAAACTTATTTTATAAAGAAGGAAACTACGCAAATTTAAGCGATATTGCAAGATGGTATATAGGTGGAGTTTTGGGTCATGCAAGAAGCGTAGCTGCTTTTACAAATCCAAGCACAAATAGTTATAAAAGATTAATTCCTGGGTTTGAAGCACCAAGCATTTTAACCTATTCATCACAAAATCGCTCAGCATCAGTTAGAATTCCTTATGGTAGCGGTGAAAACTCCGTAAGAGCCGAGATGCGTTTCCCAGATAGCACTTCTTGTCCGTATTTAGCATTTGCTAGTATGCTTATGGCTGGACTTGATGGCATTAAAAACAAAACAGAGCCAGTTGGACCAATGGATGAAAATTTATTTAAATTAACTCTTGATGAGATAAGACAAAGAGGAATCGAGCAGTTTCCACACACTTTACGCGGTTCGCTAGAAGCTTTAATCCGAGATAATGCATATTTATCTCCTATCATGGATGATAAATTTGTTGAAGCTTATCAGCATTATAAATTTAAAAGCCAAGTTTGGCCTTATGAAAAAAGACCAACTGTGTTTGAGTTTAAAACTTGTTATAGTTGTTAG
- the nusA gene encoding transcription termination factor NusA — protein sequence MEKIVDIIESIANEKKLQIQDVKERVVTAITNTAKKIYGYEFGYDVKFDSVSKTVKLYQKILILDNEDERLKEECKNFISLNDAKQIDSSLEIGDALTYELSFDNLGRTAAGILSKELDYHIQKLIEEKIFDKYKQKIGKIIFGVVTHIDSDENTFIEVDDIKAIMPRKNRIKGEKFKVGSVVKAVIKNVYMDKIYGVKVEISRTTPKFLEALLSAEVPEIKDGSVIIQASSRIPGERAKIAVTSSSPNVDPVGATVGTKGVRINAVSSELNGENIDVIEFAAQPEIFISRAMSPAIVSSVKIDDKKAIVSLVSEQKSKAIGKSGINIRLASMLTGYEIELNEIVKNANTTTSIEDNVDVKKSNDLTDLKKLFGDL from the coding sequence TTGGAAAAAATTGTAGATATAATCGAATCTATCGCAAATGAAAAAAAATTACAAATACAAGATGTTAAAGAGCGGGTTGTAACTGCTATTACAAATACTGCTAAAAAAATTTATGGATATGAGTTTGGATATGATGTAAAGTTTGATTCTGTTAGTAAAACCGTCAAATTATATCAAAAAATTTTGATTCTTGATAATGAAGATGAGAGGTTAAAAGAAGAGTGTAAAAATTTCATTTCTTTAAATGATGCTAAACAAATAGATTCTAGTTTAGAAATAGGTGATGCGCTAACTTATGAACTTAGTTTTGATAATCTTGGTAGAACTGCTGCTGGAATACTATCAAAAGAGCTTGATTATCATATACAAAAACTAATAGAAGAGAAAATTTTTGATAAATATAAACAAAAAATAGGAAAAATAATATTTGGTGTTGTAACTCATATAGATAGTGATGAAAATACATTTATAGAAGTTGATGATATAAAAGCTATTATGCCTAGAAAAAATCGTATAAAAGGTGAAAAATTTAAAGTAGGAAGCGTTGTAAAAGCTGTTATAAAAAATGTTTATATGGATAAAATTTATGGTGTTAAAGTTGAGATTTCAAGAACAACGCCTAAATTTTTAGAAGCTCTTTTAAGTGCTGAGGTTCCTGAAATAAAGGATGGTTCAGTTATCATTCAAGCAAGTTCTAGAATTCCAGGCGAGAGAGCTAAAATCGCGGTTACTTCATCATCTCCAAATGTTGATCCAGTTGGTGCAACAGTTGGAACAAAGGGTGTTAGAATAAATGCGGTAAGCAGTGAGTTAAATGGTGAAAATATAGATGTTATAGAATTTGCTGCTCAGCCTGAAATTTTTATATCTCGTGCAATGAGTCCAGCTATAGTAAGTTCTGTAAAGATAGATGATAAAAAGGCTATAGTGTCTTTAGTTAGCGAACAAAAGAGCAAGGCTATCGGAAAAAGCGGTATAAATATCCGTTTGGCTTCGATGTTGACTGGTTATGAAATAGAGTTAAATGAAATTGTAAAAAATGCTAATACTACAACAAGTATTGAAGATAATGTTGATGTTAAGAAAAGTAACGATTTAACAGATCTTAAAAAGCTTTTTGGAGATTTATAA
- a CDS encoding HP0268 family nuclease, whose product MELKLARSEINGKPKVISITKIEEDIQKVGQKIFYLDKENSHKDMLAFVEYFEKKGFSVYHRTVKYGLSENDYMYEVHIL is encoded by the coding sequence ATGGAGTTAAAACTAGCTAGAAGTGAAATAAATGGTAAACCAAAAGTCATTTCTATAACCAAAATAGAAGAAGATATCCAAAAAGTTGGACAAAAAATTTTTTATTTAGATAAAGAAAATTCACATAAAGATATGTTGGCTTTTGTGGAATATTTTGAAAAAAAAGGCTTTAGTGTGTATCACAGAACCGTAAAATACGGTCTTAGTGAAAATGATTATATGTACGAGGTGCATATACTTTGA
- the miaB gene encoding tRNA (N6-isopentenyl adenosine(37)-C2)-methylthiotransferase MiaB: MSKLLYIKTLGCAMNVRDSEHIIAELQDEYTLTQDISLADLILINTCSVREKPVHKLFSEIGAFVKEKKPNAKIGVCGCTASHLGDEIFKKAPYVDFVLGARNVSKISQAIKKPKFISIDINNDETTYDFNSYRSSPYKTYVNIMIGCDKKCTYCIVPQTRGDELSIPSQIILNEIKKAADGGAKEVFLLGQNVNNYGKRFSSSHEKINFSDLLKKISDINGIERIRFTSPHPLHMDDKFIDVFVNNEKICKSIHMPLQSGSTEILKAMKRGYTKEWYLNRAMKIRSLCKDVTISTDIIVAFPGESDKDFEDTLDVMREVRFEQIFSFKFSPRPLTVAANMKDKFIEESIASNRLTTLQDYGNEILDEIVLAQKDKTHKVYFDELRSGGKVAGRSFNNFLVEVDGSEELLGLTKDVLITNPKRMVLNGKVQ, translated from the coding sequence TTGAGTAAACTTTTGTATATAAAAACACTTGGTTGTGCTATGAATGTGCGTGATAGTGAGCATATCATAGCAGAACTTCAAGATGAATACACCCTTACACAAGACATTTCACTAGCTGATCTTATACTTATAAATACTTGTTCTGTTAGAGAAAAACCCGTTCATAAACTCTTTAGCGAGATAGGGGCTTTCGTAAAAGAAAAGAAACCTAATGCAAAAATAGGAGTTTGTGGTTGCACGGCAAGTCATTTAGGAGATGAAATTTTTAAAAAAGCTCCTTATGTTGATTTTGTTTTAGGAGCTAGAAATGTTTCAAAAATTTCACAAGCTATAAAAAAACCTAAATTTATAAGCATAGACATAAACAATGATGAAACCACATATGATTTTAACTCATACAGAAGCTCACCTTATAAAACTTATGTAAATATAATGATAGGTTGTGATAAAAAATGCACATATTGCATAGTTCCACAAACCAGAGGTGATGAACTTTCTATACCTTCACAAATTATACTAAATGAGATCAAAAAAGCTGCCGATGGTGGCGCAAAAGAGGTGTTTTTATTAGGACAAAATGTAAATAACTATGGTAAAAGATTTTCTAGTTCTCATGAAAAAATTAATTTTAGCGATCTTTTAAAAAAAATTAGCGATATAAATGGGATAGAAAGAATTCGTTTTACTAGCCCTCATCCTTTACATATGGATGATAAATTCATTGATGTTTTTGTAAATAATGAAAAAATTTGCAAATCCATACATATGCCGCTTCAAAGCGGTTCAACTGAAATTTTAAAAGCTATGAAAAGGGGTTATACAAAAGAATGGTACTTAAATAGAGCTATGAAAATTCGCTCACTTTGTAAAGATGTAACCATAAGCACTGATATAATTGTAGCATTTCCAGGAGAAAGTGATAAAGATTTTGAAGATACGCTTGATGTTATGAGAGAAGTGAGATTTGAGCAAATTTTCTCTTTTAAATTTAGCCCTCGCCCACTTACAGTGGCTGCCAATATGAAAGATAAATTTATAGAAGAAAGCATAGCATCAAATCGCCTTACAACTCTACAAGACTACGGAAATGAAATCCTAGATGAAATAGTTTTAGCTCAAAAAGATAAAACCCACAAAGTGTATTTTGATGAGTTAAGAAGCGGTGGCAAAGTAGCAGGCAGAAGTTTTAATAACTTTTTGGTTGAAGTTGATGGAAGTGAGGAGCTTCTTGGTTTAACAAAAGATGTCTTAATAACCAATCCAAAAAGAATGGTTTTAAATGGCAAAGTCCAATAA
- a CDS encoding lysophospholipid acyltransferase family protein, whose translation MAKSNKKSEFLIFLSEFIIFILIKMIFLTCKKTYSDTKLSDKTCFLMFWHDRLAMMPFVKKHWWSKERQTNVIISDHKDGEIITRVIKRFNIGAIRGSTSKGGARVLIQSFKDIDSGIDILITPDGPRGPRHSISDGTVIIPQKKNTPIQILSYEASSFWRFNSWDKMILPKPFSTINYILSEPFYITGMKMDEAKEFLQKKMSQINKE comes from the coding sequence ATGGCAAAGTCCAATAAAAAATCAGAATTTTTGATTTTTTTATCAGAATTTATCATTTTTATACTTATAAAAATGATATTTCTTACTTGCAAAAAAACATACTCAGATACAAAACTTAGCGATAAAACTTGCTTTTTGATGTTTTGGCACGATAGACTTGCAATGATGCCTTTTGTAAAAAAACATTGGTGGAGTAAAGAAAGACAAACAAATGTCATAATAAGCGATCACAAAGATGGCGAAATAATCACAAGAGTTATAAAAAGATTTAACATAGGAGCGATTCGCGGCAGCACATCAAAAGGTGGAGCTAGAGTTTTAATACAATCTTTTAAAGATATTGATAGTGGCATTGACATACTAATAACTCCAGATGGACCAAGAGGTCCAAGACATTCAATCAGCGATGGCACAGTTATAATTCCACAAAAAAAGAATACACCAATACAAATTTTAAGCTATGAAGCAAGTAGTTTTTGGCGATTTAATAGTTGGGATAAGATGATTTTACCAAAACCATTTAGCACTATAAATTACATTTTAAGCGAACCATTTTACATAACCGGAATGAAAATGGATGAAGCAAAAGAATTTTTACAAAAAAAAATGTCTCAAATAAACAAAGAATAA
- the tilS gene encoding tRNA lysidine(34) synthetase TilS — MLKNIDILKNEKNLLAFSHGSDSTALFYILENASINFDLAFVNYKTRKQSDEEENSARELADKFNKKIFIKVVKLDLQSSSNFEKHARDIRWNFFEELALKFGYKNIITAHQLNDKFEWFLMQFSKGAGLNELLGMQKIDKKEHFNIIRPLLDVSKQEILNFLKDNNIHFFHDSSNDNVKFKRNFIRSKFSDEFIKLYANGLKKSFCILQNDAKNLKSELVFRKYDLFIIKNDECFLRGIDKCLKKLGYVISENQRKNITQSCVIGGKFAICKNEKYIFICPFLSVKMDKKFKEICRVLRVPSKIRPYLFAKEINPNNLKNFL, encoded by the coding sequence TTGCTTAAAAATATAGATATCTTAAAAAATGAAAAAAATTTACTCGCATTTTCTCACGGCAGTGATAGCACAGCACTTTTTTATATATTAGAAAATGCTAGTATAAATTTTGATCTTGCTTTTGTAAATTACAAAACCAGAAAACAAAGCGATGAAGAAGAAAACTCTGCAAGAGAGTTGGCGGATAAATTTAATAAAAAAATATTTATAAAAGTTGTAAAACTTGATTTGCAAAGTAGTTCAAATTTCGAAAAACACGCCAGAGATATAAGATGGAATTTTTTCGAAGAACTTGCACTTAAATTTGGTTATAAAAATATCATAACAGCTCATCAATTAAACGATAAATTTGAGTGGTTTTTAATGCAATTTAGCAAAGGTGCTGGATTAAATGAGCTTCTTGGTATGCAAAAGATAGATAAAAAAGAGCATTTTAATATCATAAGACCGCTTTTGGATGTGTCAAAACAAGAAATTTTGAACTTTTTAAAAGACAATAATATACATTTTTTTCATGATAGTTCTAATGATAATGTTAAATTTAAAAGAAATTTTATCAGATCAAAATTTAGTGATGAGTTTATAAAACTTTATGCAAATGGATTAAAAAAAAGTTTTTGTATATTACAAAATGATGCAAAAAATTTAAAAAGTGAGCTTGTTTTTAGAAAATATGATCTTTTTATAATAAAAAATGATGAGTGTTTTTTAAGAGGAATTGATAAATGTTTAAAAAAACTTGGTTATGTAATTAGTGAAAATCAAAGGAAAAACATAACTCAAAGTTGCGTTATAGGAGGTAAATTTGCAATATGCAAAAATGAAAAATACATTTTTATCTGCCCTTTTTTAAGTGTTAAAATGGATAAAAAATTTAAAGAGATTTGCAGAGTTTTAAGAGTGCCAAGTAAAATAAGACCTTATTTATTTGCTAAAGAAATAAATCCAAACAATTTAAAAAATTTTCTATAA
- the rimO gene encoding 30S ribosomal protein S12 methylthiotransferase RimO: MSKLYLVSLGCNKNLVDSEIMLGRLKNYELTQDPSQADVMIVNTCGFINSAKEESINTILELASHKKENSVLVVTGCLMQRYKEDLMRELPEVDIFSGVGDYDKIDEIILKKQSIFSPKTYLQKNEKRVISGSNFHAYIKISEGCNQKCSFCAIPTFKGKLKSRSLDDIVNEVKELCENGYYDFSFIAQDTSSFNKDNGVSDGLIELIDRIEKIDGVRFARILYLYPTTTSDALIKRIISSNVFVNYFDMPIQHISDDMLKIMKRGANKTRIKELLNLMSSAKNSFLRTGIIVGHPGEKQSDFDELCEFLSEFKFDRISVFAYSKEEDTNSFSMEQIPNNIIVKRLNKIEKIVNNIISQNFKNEIGKEILCEINGVSSEGEMFYGAKNVIWDKDIDGEILINDSTLKNLQTGKVYKCKITDATNDKLIGEILDIA; this comes from the coding sequence ATGTCAAAACTTTATCTTGTTTCTTTGGGGTGCAATAAAAATTTAGTTGATAGCGAAATAATGCTTGGAAGATTAAAAAATTACGAACTTACTCAAGATCCAAGCCAAGCTGATGTTATGATAGTAAATACATGTGGTTTTATAAATAGTGCAAAAGAAGAGAGTATTAATACTATTTTAGAGCTTGCTAGTCATAAAAAAGAAAACTCAGTTTTAGTTGTAACTGGATGTTTGATGCAGCGTTACAAAGAAGATCTTATGAGAGAGCTTCCTGAGGTTGATATATTTAGCGGGGTTGGGGATTATGATAAGATTGATGAGATTATTTTAAAAAAGCAGAGCATTTTTAGTCCAAAAACTTACTTACAAAAAAATGAAAAAAGAGTTATCAGTGGCTCAAATTTCCATGCTTATATAAAGATATCAGAAGGATGTAATCAAAAATGTAGTTTTTGTGCTATACCTACTTTTAAAGGCAAGCTAAAAAGTCGTAGTTTAGATGATATAGTAAATGAAGTTAAAGAGCTTTGTGAAAATGGGTATTATGATTTTAGTTTTATAGCTCAAGATACCAGCAGTTTTAATAAAGATAATGGCGTTAGTGATGGACTTATCGAGCTTATAGATAGAATTGAGAAAATAGATGGCGTAAGATTTGCAAGGATACTCTATCTTTATCCAACCACGACAAGCGATGCTCTCATAAAACGCATAATATCTTCTAATGTATTTGTAAATTACTTTGATATGCCTATACAGCATATTAGCGATGATATGCTTAAAATAATGAAAAGAGGTGCAAACAAAACTCGCATAAAAGAACTTTTAAATTTGATGAGTAGTGCCAAAAATTCTTTTTTAAGAACTGGCATTATAGTAGGGCATCCTGGCGAAAAACAGAGTGATTTTGATGAGTTGTGCGAGTTTTTAAGTGAGTTTAAATTTGATAGAATTTCGGTTTTTGCTTACTCTAAAGAAGAAGATACAAATTCTTTTAGTATGGAGCAAATTCCAAACAATATAATTGTAAAAAGATTAAATAAAATTGAAAAAATAGTCAATAATATCATTTCACAAAATTTCAAAAATGAAATTGGCAAAGAAATTTTGTGTGAAATAAATGGTGTAAGTAGCGAAGGCGAGATGTTTTATGGTGCTAAAAATGTTATCTGGGATAAAGACATAGATGGCGAAATTTTGATAAATGATAGTACTCTTAAAAATTTGCAAACAGGCAAAGTTTATAAATGTAAAATAACTGATGCTACAAATGATAAGTTAATTGGGGAAATTTTGGATATTGCTTAA
- the panC gene encoding pantoate--beta-alanine ligase → MIVIKTIKELQEFLETSSRNIGLVPTMGALHDGHVSLIKKCVSENEVSIVSIFVNPAQFLPEEDFDKYPKKEEADIKICEMLGVSVVFMPNKNEMYFENEPLIKAPEHLSTILEGKTRPGHFDGVLRVLNKFFNLIKPKNAYFGKKDTQQLIIVQNMVKTFFMDINIIPCDIIRANDGLALSSRNTYLNDDELCMALKLSRSLVKATNLIQQGELNSQNIKTQMLQILEPLKVDYVAITDKNLAEVQKIELGNTIILVAVYIGQTRLIDNIWL, encoded by the coding sequence ATGATTGTTATAAAAACTATCAAAGAGTTGCAAGAATTTCTTGAAACATCTAGTAGAAACATAGGTTTAGTGCCTACAATGGGTGCTTTGCATGACGGACATGTCAGTCTTATAAAAAAGTGTGTGAGTGAAAATGAAGTTAGTATAGTTTCTATATTTGTAAATCCGGCTCAGTTTTTGCCAGAAGAGGATTTTGATAAATATCCCAAAAAAGAAGAAGCGGATATAAAAATTTGTGAAATGCTTGGAGTTAGCGTAGTTTTTATGCCAAATAAAAACGAGATGTATTTTGAAAATGAACCACTTATAAAAGCACCGGAGCATTTATCAACTATCTTGGAGGGAAAAACAAGACCAGGGCATTTTGATGGTGTTTTAAGAGTGCTTAATAAATTTTTTAATCTTATAAAACCAAAAAATGCCTATTTTGGTAAAAAAGACACACAGCAGCTCATAATAGTTCAAAATATGGTAAAAACTTTTTTTATGGATATTAACATAATTCCTTGTGATATAATTCGTGCAAACGATGGACTTGCGCTTAGTTCAAGAAATACGTATTTAAATGATGATGAGCTTTGTATGGCTCTTAAGCTTTCTCGCTCATTAGTAAAAGCTACAAATTTAATACAACAAGGCGAGTTAAATTCACAAAATATAAAAACTCAAATGCTTCAGATTTTAGAACCATTAAAAGTTGATTATGTTGCTATAACTGATAAAAACTTAGCTGAGGTTCAAAAAATAGAACTTGGAAATACGATAATCTTGGTTGCTGTTTATATTGGTCAAACTCGTCTTATAGATAACATTTGGTTATAA